One Rhododendron vialii isolate Sample 1 chromosome 2a, ASM3025357v1 genomic region harbors:
- the LOC131312917 gene encoding FACT complex subunit SPT16-like, with amino-acid sequence MTENKNGNAPPANKSTHGAYTINLVGFSTRLKALYSNWREHKAEFWGSSDVLAVATPPASDDLRYLKSSALNIWLLGYEFPETIMIFMNKQIHFLCSQKKASLLEAVKKSAVEAVGVEVVMHVKARNDDGTAQMDAILLAIRAQSKSDPIVGSVAREAPEGILLETWAEKLKNSNLQLADITNGFSDLFAVKDHDEVTNVKKAAFLTASVMKNFVVPKLEKFIDEEKKVAHTVLMDETEKAILDPIKIKVKLKAENVDICYPPIFQSGGNFDLRPSASSNDEFLYYDSASVIICAVGSRYNSYCSNVARTFLIDSTETQSKAYDVLLRAHEAAIGALNPGNKVSAVYQAALSVTERDAPELVANLTKSAGTGIGLEFRESGLSLNAKNDRVLKPGMVFNVTLGFQNLQAQTKNPKSQNFSLLLADTVIVTEKGHEVATVLSSKSAKDVAYSFNEDEEEEELPKVKSESNGTENLYSKATLRSDNHEISKEELRRQHQAELARQKNEETARRLAGGGSVNGDKRGASKNTSDLIAYKSVNDLPPPRDMMIQIDQKNEAILLPVYGIMVPFHVATVKTVSSQQDTNRSCYIRIIFNVPGTPFNPHDANSLKHQGAIFLKEVSFRSKDPRHISEVVQQIKTLRRNVLARESERAERATLVSQEKLVIGGNKFKPIRLIDLWIRPAFGGRARKLSGTLEAHSNGFRYSTSRPDERVDIMFGNIKHAFFQPAEKEMITLLHFHLHNHIMVGNKKTKDVQFYVEVMDVVQTLGGGKRSAYDPDEIEEEQRERDRKNKINLDFQNFVNRVNDLWGQSQFKVLDLEFDQPLRELGFYGVPYKASAFIVPTSSCLVELIENPFLVVTLSEIEIVNLERVGLGQKNFDMAIVFKDFKCDVLRIDSIPSTSLDGIKEWLDTTDVKYYESRLNLNWRPILKTITDDPERFLEDGGWEFLNLEASDSDSDNSEESDQGYEPSDAEPDSVSEDDESDSASLVESEDDDEEEDSEEESEEDKGKTWEELEREASNADKEKGDESDSEEERRRRKMKAFGKSRAGPGSAAPKRTKMRR; translated from the coding sequence AtgacagaaaacaaaaatgggaATGCCCCGCCTGCAAATAAAAGCACTCATGGTGCTTACACTATTAATTTGGTGGGCTTTAGTACACGGTTGAAGGCCCTTTACTCGAACTGGCGTGAACACAAAGCTGAGTTCTGGGGATCTTCTGATGTCCTTGCAGTTGCTACGCCTCCTGCTTCTGATGATCTGCGTTACCTTAAATCATCTGCTCTTAATATTTGGTTGCTTGGTTATGAGTTTCCGGAGACAATAATGATATTCATGAACAAGCAGATCCATTTCTTGTGCAGCCAGAAGAAGGCTTCTTTGCTTGAAGCTGTGAAGAAGTCTGCAGTGGAGGCTGTGGGTGTGGAAGTTGTCATGCATGTGAAGGCAAGGAATGATGATGGGACTGCACAGATGGACGCCATACTCCTTGCCATCCGTGCTCAGTCAAAGTCGGATCCTATTGTTGGGTCTGTAGCAAGAGAGGCCCCAGAGGGTATTCTTCTGGAGACCTGGGCTGAGAAGCTGAAGAACTCAAATCTTCAGCTTGCTGATATAACCAATGGGTTTTCTGACCTATTTGCTGTAAAGGACCATGATGAGGTCACTAATGTGAAAAAGGCTGCATTTTTGACTGCCAGTGTGATGAAGAATTTTGTGGTTCCAAAACTAGAAAAGTTCATTGACGAGGAGAAAAAAGTTGCACATACTGTATTGATGGATGAAACTGAGAAGGCCATACTGGATCCTATTAAAATTAAGGTGAAATTGAAGGCTGAAAACGTAGATATCTGCTACCCTCCAATCTTCCAGAGTGGTGGGAACTTTGATCTCCGGCCGAGTGCTTCAAGTAATGATGAGTTTCTGTACTACGATTCTGCCAGTGTGATCATTTGTGCTGTTGGATCTCGATATAACAGCTACTGTTCTAATGTTGCCAGGACTTTTCTTATTGATTCCACTGAGACACAGAGCAAGGCGTACGACGTTCTACTCAGGGCTCATGAAGCAGCAATCGGTGCTTTGAATCCTGGGAACAAAGTCAGTGCTGTGTATCAAGCTGCCCTCTCTGTGACTGAGAGGGACGCTCCTGAATTAGTTGCAAACTTGACAAAATCTGCTGGGACAGGAATCGGGTTGGAGTTCCGCGAGTCGGGATTGAGTCTTAATGCCAAGAATGACCGTGTGTTGAAACCAGGCATGGTTTTTAATGTGACGCTTGGTTTCCAGAACCTGCAAGCACAGACCAAGAACCCAAAGAGCCAGAATTTTTCTTTGTTGCTTGCGGATACTGTGATTGTTACGGAGAAGGGGCATGAAGTGGCAACTGTGTTGAGCTCTAAGTCTGCTAAGGATGTGGCTTATTCCTTTAATGAGgatgaggaagaggaggagCTGCCAAAAGTGAAATCTGAGTCCAATGGCACAGAAAACTTGTATTCGAAGGCAACTCTCAGGTCAGACAACCATGAGATATCGAAGGAAGAGCTCCGAAGGCAGCACCAGGCGGAACTTGCTCGCCAGAAGAATGAAGAAACTGCCAGACGTCTCGCCGGTGGGGGGTCAGTAAATGGAGATAAGCGTGGTGCTTCAAAGAATACGAGCGACTTAATCGCTTATAAGAGTGTCAACGACCTCCCCCCTCCTAGAGATATGATGATTCAGATTGACCAGAAAAATGAGGCCATCCTCTTACCTGTATATGGCATCATGGTGCCTTTTCATGTTGCTACAGTGAAGACCGTGTCCAGCCAGCAGGACACCAATCGAAGTTGCTATATCAGAATAATATTTAATGTTCCAGGCACCCCATTTAATCCTCATGACGCAAACTCTTTGAAGCATCAGGGGGCAATATTTCTGAAAGAGGTTTCATTTCGGTCCAAGGACCCAAGGCACATAAGTGAAGTGGTGCAGCAGATTAAAACACTTAGGCGGAATGTTTTGGCTAGGGAGTCTGAGAGAGCAGAGCGGGCTACTTTGGTTTCTCAGGAGAAGCTTGTAATTGGAGGGAACAAGTTTAAGCCCATAAGGTTGATTGACCTTTGGATCCGTCCCGCTTTCGGCGGTCGTGCAAGAAAGCTGAGTGGTACTTTAGAAGCACACTCGAATGGGTTTCGGTATTCAACCTCAAGGCCGGACGAGCGTGTTGACATCATGTTTGGAAACATTAAGCATGCATTCTTCCAGCCAGCAGAGAAGGAGATGATCACCCTCCTTCACTTCCATTTGCACAACCATATAATGGTTGGAAACAAGAAAACTAAGGACGTGCAGTTCTATGTTGAGGTGATGGATGTGGTTCAGACACTTGGGGGTGGAAAGAGATCTGCCTACGACCCTGATGAGATTGAGGAAGAACAACGGGAAAGGGACcggaaaaataaaatcaacttGGATTTCCAGAATTTTGTCAACAGGGTGAATGATCTCTGGGGACAAAGCCAATTCAAAGTGCTTGACCTCGAATTTGATCAACCTTTAAGGGAACTTGGTTTCTATGGAGTTCCATATAAGGCCTCGGCTTTCATTGTCCCAACTTCAAGTTGCTTGGTTGAGCTGATAGAAAATCCTTTCCTTGTGGTCACTCTAAGTGAGATCGAAATCGTGAATTTAGAAAGAGTGGGTCTTGGGCAGAAAAACTTCGACATGGCTATTGTGTTCAAGGACTTTAAGTGCGATGTGCTTCGGATCGATTCTATTCCTTCAACTTCACTTGATGGGATCAAAGAATGGCTTGATACAACAGACGTCAAGTACTATGAAAGCAGGTTGAATCTGAACTGGCGTCCGATATTGAAGACTATCACTGATGACCCCGAGAGGTTTTTGGAAGATGGGGGATGggaatttttgaatttggaggCCAGTGACTCGGATTCTGATAACTCGGAGGAGTCAGACCAGGGTTATGAACCGTCGGATGCTGAGCCTGATTCGGTATCTGAGGATGATGAATCCGACAGTGCGTCATTGGTGGAGTctgaggatgatgatgaggaAGAGGACTCGGAGGAAGAATCAGAGGAAGATAAGGGGAAGACGTGGGAAGAGTTGGAGAGGGAAGCGAGTAATGCAGACAAGGAGAAAGGGGATGAATCAGACAGCGAGGAGGAGAGGAGGCGAAGGAAGATGAAGGCTTTTGGCAAGTCTAGGGCCGGTCCAGGTAGCGCTGCTCCCAAACGGACAAAGATGCGGAGGTAG